A window of Oscillospiraceae bacterium contains these coding sequences:
- a CDS encoding LCP family protein, with translation MGKREKPRTSAAPQEDPIQPEISTENQPAAPEFLPEISGGPEGAPVSAWRAGKKMWRMRLRWLIPSGAALAGLVLAGCLYLANSVITPPERGQMEPEPLPQDPVSDGVTSAPTPSPGAVTPRPVTPEGRREGVYTIILAGTDMDDYHTDVLMVAALDTVKGELNVLAIPRDTQVAVRRANKKINAAWGVGMNARSEDKSERVAGAIGQLRTELKTVIGFVPDAYAVVDLKGFVRLVDAMNGVEFDVPQDMHYSDPSQNLYVNLKKGRQTLNGDKAIQLVRFRSTYAEGDLKRVEVQQAFLTEAFKQLISVKHIFKLPEFAAIAQENLRTDLSLGQMIWFGQELLKLEEDSITFYTLPGDPRAFYQGVNYVLVYRDEALKLINETINPFTKDIAAENVNISRLRSN, from the coding sequence ATGGGAAAAAGAGAAAAACCGCGCACATCCGCCGCCCCCCAGGAGGATCCGATCCAGCCGGAGATTTCAACGGAAAACCAGCCGGCCGCACCGGAGTTTCTCCCAGAGATATCCGGCGGACCGGAGGGGGCGCCAGTTTCCGCGTGGCGCGCAGGGAAAAAGATGTGGCGGATGCGGCTGCGTTGGTTAATTCCGAGCGGCGCGGCGCTGGCGGGGCTGGTGCTGGCGGGCTGCCTGTACCTCGCCAATTCGGTGATTACCCCGCCCGAGCGCGGACAGATGGAGCCTGAGCCTCTCCCGCAGGACCCGGTATCCGACGGCGTCACGTCCGCGCCGACGCCGTCGCCGGGGGCGGTCACGCCGCGCCCGGTCACGCCGGAGGGCCGTCGCGAAGGCGTGTATACGATCATCCTGGCCGGTACCGACATGGACGACTACCACACCGACGTGCTGATGGTGGCGGCGCTCGACACGGTCAAAGGGGAACTCAATGTGCTGGCGATCCCGCGCGACACGCAGGTCGCCGTGCGGCGCGCCAACAAAAAGATCAACGCCGCGTGGGGTGTGGGGATGAACGCGCGCAGCGAGGACAAAAGTGAACGCGTGGCCGGCGCGATCGGGCAGCTGCGCACAGAGCTCAAGACCGTCATCGGTTTTGTGCCAGATGCCTACGCCGTTGTCGATCTCAAGGGCTTTGTGCGGCTGGTGGACGCGATGAACGGCGTCGAGTTCGACGTGCCCCAGGATATGCACTACTCCGATCCGTCGCAGAACTTGTACGTCAACCTGAAGAAAGGCCGGCAGACCTTGAACGGCGATAAGGCCATCCAGCTCGTGCGCTTCCGCAGCACGTATGCCGAGGGGGATCTGAAACGGGTGGAGGTGCAGCAGGCCTTTCTGACGGAAGCTTTCAAGCAGCTCATCTCCGTCAAACACATTTTCAAGCTGCCGGAGTTTGCCGCCATCGCGCAGGAGAACCTCCGGACCGACCTCAGTCTGGGGCAGATGATTTGGTTTGGGCAGGAGCTCCTGAAATTGGAGGAGGACAGCATCACTTTCTACACGCTGCCGGGCGATCCGCGCGCTTTTTACCAGGGGGTCAACTATGT
- a CDS encoding LCP family protein codes for MKKTGKRLMSASEKDKKAKKTPKEKTAGKRPFRPIFLGLLCIGVICLGWAGYLHLTNSVIAPPDTRPDGPHIADQDPLDDGVTAPVSDGAVTPRPVTPAGRREGVYTIILAGTDMGDYHTDTLMVAALDTKNKKLDVLSIPRDTQVAVKRANKKINAAWGVGMNARKGDKSERTVGAVEQLRAELKTVIGFVPDAYAVVDLNGFKKLVDAMDGVEFDVPQNMRYSDPSQNLNINLKKGLQRLDGDKAIQLVRFRRYREGDLKRVEVQQAFLTAVFKQLLSVKHIFKLPEFAAIAQENLRTDLSVGQMIWFGQELMKLEDGSIAFHTLPGDPGAYYRDVNYVLIYRDEALKLINETVNPFTKQITKENVNINHLRDDGKK; via the coding sequence ATGAAAAAAACCGGGAAAAGACTCATGTCCGCTTCCGAAAAAGACAAGAAAGCCAAAAAGACGCCGAAAGAGAAAACGGCCGGGAAACGGCCGTTTCGTCCCATCTTTTTGGGTCTTCTCTGTATCGGCGTCATCTGCCTGGGTTGGGCGGGGTACCTGCACCTCACAAACTCAGTGATCGCTCCGCCCGACACGCGGCCGGACGGACCGCACATCGCCGACCAAGACCCTCTGGACGACGGCGTCACGGCGCCCGTATCCGACGGAGCGGTCACGCCGCGCCCGGTCACGCCGGCGGGTCGCCGCGAGGGTGTGTACACGATCATCCTGGCCGGTACCGACATGGGAGACTACCACACCGACACGCTGATGGTGGCGGCGCTCGATACGAAAAACAAAAAGCTCGACGTGCTGAGCATTCCGCGCGATACGCAGGTCGCCGTCAAGCGCGCGAACAAAAAGATCAACGCCGCCTGGGGTGTGGGCATGAACGCGCGCAAAGGGGACAAGAGCGAGCGTACGGTCGGCGCGGTTGAGCAGTTGCGCGCGGAGCTCAAGACCGTCATCGGCTTTGTGCCGGACGCCTACGCCGTCGTCGACTTAAACGGCTTTAAAAAACTGGTGGACGCGATGGACGGCGTCGAGTTCGACGTGCCCCAAAACATGCGCTACTCCGACCCGTCGCAGAATCTCAACATCAACCTAAAAAAAGGTTTGCAGAGGCTGGACGGCGATAAGGCCATCCAGCTCGTGCGCTTCCGGCGCTACCGCGAGGGGGATCTAAAACGGGTGGAGGTGCAGCAGGCGTTTCTGACGGCGGTCTTCAAACAGCTCCTCTCTGTCAAGCATATTTTCAAGCTGCCGGAGTTTGCCGCCATCGCGCAGGAGAACCTCCGAACCGATCTCAGTGTGGGGCAGATGATCTGGTTTGGTCAGGAACTTATGAAGTTGGAGGACGGAAGCATCGCCTTCCACACGCTGCCGGGCGATCCGGGCGCCTACTATCGAGATGTTAACTATGTGCTGATCTACCGGGACGAGGCGCTGAAACTCATCAACGAGACCGTCAATCCGTTCACAAAGCAGATCACCAAGGAAAATGTAAACATCAACCATCTGCGCGACGACGGCAAAAAGTAG